In Notamacropus eugenii isolate mMacEug1 chromosome 1, mMacEug1.pri_v2, whole genome shotgun sequence, one genomic interval encodes:
- the YPEL3 gene encoding protein yippee-like 3 isoform X1, with translation MHRTARGGAGLPRFRPAWPKSPRQRIPSEALGSLCSPWSPPRVGPLPPAPAMVRISKPKTFQAYLDDCHRRYSCAHCRAHLANHDDLISKSFQGSQGRAYLFNSVVNVGCGPAEERVLLTGLHAVADIHCESCKTTLGWKYEQAFESSQKYKEGKYIIELNHMIKDNGWD, from the exons ATGCACCGCACGGCCCGAGGCGGGGCCGGGCTCCCACGCTTCCGACCCGCGTGGCCGAAGAGCCCGAGACAACGGATTCCCTCCGAG GCTCTGGGCTCCCTTTGCTCACCGTGGTCCCCTCCCCGGGTGGGGCCACTGCCCCCAGCCCCCGCCATGGTTCGGATCTCCAAGCCCAAAACCTTTCAAGCTTATCTGGATGACTGTCACCGAAGGTATAGCTGTGCCCACTGTCGGGCACACCTGGCCAACCATGATGACCTCATCTCCAAG TCCTTCCAGGGCAGCCAGGGCCGTGCCTACCTCTTTAATTCTGT GGTGAACGTGGGTTGCGGGCCAGCTGAAGAGCGTGTGCTACTAACTGGACTCCATGCTGTGGCTGATATCCACTGTGAGAGCTGCAAGaccaccctgggctggaaatat GAACAGGCCTTTGAGAGCAGTCAGAAATACAAGGAGGGGAAGTACATCATTGAGCTCAATCACATGATCAAGGACAATGGCTGGGACTGA
- the YPEL3 gene encoding protein yippee-like 3 isoform X2: MVRISKPKTFQAYLDDCHRRYSCAHCRAHLANHDDLISKSFQGSQGRAYLFNSVVNVGCGPAEERVLLTGLHAVADIHCESCKTTLGWKYEQAFESSQKYKEGKYIIELNHMIKDNGWD; encoded by the exons ATGGTTCGGATCTCCAAGCCCAAAACCTTTCAAGCTTATCTGGATGACTGTCACCGAAGGTATAGCTGTGCCCACTGTCGGGCACACCTGGCCAACCATGATGACCTCATCTCCAAG TCCTTCCAGGGCAGCCAGGGCCGTGCCTACCTCTTTAATTCTGT GGTGAACGTGGGTTGCGGGCCAGCTGAAGAGCGTGTGCTACTAACTGGACTCCATGCTGTGGCTGATATCCACTGTGAGAGCTGCAAGaccaccctgggctggaaatat GAACAGGCCTTTGAGAGCAGTCAGAAATACAAGGAGGGGAAGTACATCATTGAGCTCAATCACATGATCAAGGACAATGGCTGGGACTGA
- the TBX6 gene encoding T-box transcription factor TBX6: protein MYHPRELYAPLGASYRLRPPQPGGDLGFPAGLSEGYRYSDLDTPKLDCFLSGLEAAPRPLAAPPPLPPLPPPLGGESTAPASASEASRLLPGVSLSLENHDLWKEFNSVGTEMIITKAGRRMFPACRVTVTGLDPEARYLFLLDVVPVDGARYRWQGRRWEPSGKAEPRLPDRVYIHPDSPATGAHWMRQPVSFHRVKLTNNTLDPHGHLILHSMHKYQPRLHLVRAAQLCSRHWGGVASFRFPETSFISVTAYQNPRITQLKIAANPFAKGFRENGRNCKRERDARVKRKLRGPEPVIMETYGGDGPGGPCDSTLAGDLPEQASSSTEVPTPPCGGPSAEAYLLHPAAFHGAPSSLPTRASSFSEAADQLSRPASYQAPFLELSPGNGNSGPGYPPAPPASAFAPHFLQGGPFPLSYAAPGGYLDVSSKPLY from the exons ATGTACCATCCCCGAGAGCTCTATGCCCCCTTGGGGGCCAGCTACAGGCTTCGGCCCCCCCAGCCAGGGGGGGATCTTGGCTTTCCAGCAGGGCTGTCAGAGGGGTACCGTTACTCAG ACCTTGACACCCCCAAATTAGATTGCTTTCTCTCAGGGCTGGAGGCTGCGCCCCGGCCTCTGGCTGCCCCACCACCCTTGCCTCCATTGCCCCCTCCTTTGGGAGGAGAGTCAACTGCCCCTGCCTCAGCTTCTGAGGCCTCCCGCCTGCTCCCAGGAGTCAGCCTAAGCCTGGAAAACCATGATTTGTGGAAAGAGTTCAACTCTGTGGGAACAGAAATGATCATCACCAAGGCTGGGAG ACGAATGTTCCCGGCCTGCCGAGTGACTGTGACTGGTCTGGACCCTGAGGCTCGTTACTTGTTCCTCCTCGATGTGGTGCCTGTGGACGGGGCCCGTTACCGTTGGCAAGGCCGGCGTTGGGAACCAAGTGGCAAAGCGGAGCCACGCCTCCCAGACCGAGTATACATCCACCCAGACTCCCCAGCCACTGGTGCCCACTGGATGCGGCAGCCTGTCTCCTTCCACCGAGTCAAGCTCACCAACAATACCTTGGATCCACATGGACAC CTGATCCTCCACTCGATGCACAAGTACCAGCCAAGGCTTCATCTGGTTCGGGCTGCCCAGCTCTGTAGCCGACATTGGGGTGGTGTTGCTTCCTTTCGATTCCCTGAGACATCATTCATCTCCGTAACAGCCTACCAGAATCCTCGG ATCACACAGCTGAAGATTGCAGCTAATCCCTTTGCTAAGGGGTTCCGGGAAAACGGGAGGAACTGTAAGAG GGAACGGGATGCCAGGGTTAAGAGGAAGCTGAGGGGACCAGAGCCTGTCATTATGGAGACCTATGGTGGAG ATGGTCCTGGAGGTCCCTGTGACTCCACATTGGCTGGAGACCTTCCAGAACAAGCCTCTTCATCTACTGAGGTACCCACCCCTCCTTGTGGAGGGCCTAGTGCTGAGGCCTACCTTCTGCACCCAGCTGCCTTTCACGGGGCTCCCAGCAGCCTCCCCACCAG aGCCTCTTCCTTCTCCGAGGCTGCAGATCAATTGTCTCGTCCTGCATCTTACCAAGCGCCCTTCCTAGAGCTGTCTCCAGGGAATGGGAACTCTGGTCCTGGATATCCCCCAGCACCTCCAGCATCAGCCTTTGcccctcacttcctccaaggggggcctttccctctctcctatgcAGCCCCTGGGGGTTACCTGGATGTTAGCAGCAAGCCCCTCTATTAA